From one Mytilus galloprovincialis chromosome 13, xbMytGall1.hap1.1, whole genome shotgun sequence genomic stretch:
- the LOC143057624 gene encoding uncharacterized protein LOC143057624 isoform X1: protein MNNFKPFYLILLLLSSVILLYLSFKSIVLLTVLAVAVIWGSNVVNGSWKSTNTQKSTAFKLKKTKPFSHEKKTKIKLSNKKNIYDPSFKQFFNANCEAEMPSTVKLTPGPNRQKTSNFNRSQTFSSPSPYLRTSLLNSSCSFQERSDGNLSISSTNGHSRSPAPFLPSIKRALGVSEYSPRQENSVVPPSYQNYPSQASPGFVPAVRLIKRERSYLGHQKSPSVRSSNVVRIAPPEPHKLSSPRLFHIQTSSTDSRRTPDTQAVIQALKEKSLKRSYGGYDHDLDTSYTDYPVQQAKRRRQDSQQSNSSTSSLPPLPDSLPDLSSSGYTIPRLETPTLKRSAHIDDWDDSCSAKKLRKDGRVNSILSSLSSSQRVAEKEVQVKRKVSTNGKENNPSISKLAKKDITEKISLDRSDTVIISTTEGVDDTPSKETDTPIKDTSLDSSVTVDKPKMVTLNQSFSARKRQTSLYSGLNKSFQKVPHANVIASMEDYENDMGAEKKRVQDMLEGIHQAETEKEKEKEASKNSTAFGTSVKASETVPPTIAQVSGFQTSALVTTAASTVSSAGLSLTSTGPIPSSTSTSSVTTDAGSNPMMFKFATVKSSSPLKTTTQGGLMSGSSPIGGINSSAGGNTTTVTSAGMALSTGFSAASAVSASGAPKSAVPPFGLSTTQGTSAPSGLNFGTTVTPASSTPLQSGFNFGSQPAGLSSVPGFGATSTATPTVTTKAPPSYGFTTNVITAPLATPTPSGFNFGSATSASGAPGTGQTASVFGTQQGAPGFGAQTQASQPFGSQPPPAYGSSTLSFGAAQPQSTAASFGMQPSTNATTTTNSTGTNPTASTFNFKSFNNQTPAQQPTTQPAMFGSQPNAGVSTFGPGGSTATTTPGFGGTPSSFGQATSTAPSGGGFNFGASTPSFGSQGTSGFGQTSASSAKQFGTAGFGAAPTQPGFSATTASTTFGQGTTNMFGQTTTTASSFGQGTSSFGTTSSVTGFGTAVPFGQSSVPKSTFGPSGATFGQGSTTSGPTFGQGSTTAGPTFGQGSTTAGPTFGQGSTTAGPTFGQGSTTSGLTFGQGGTSFGTTTKTTASGFGGTSGFSFGQASNTFGTSSTQASGSGNFAFGTPAKTTQPAANSAYNFASSSGVPSTPNNKVGEGFDFSASTTPSNTGGGGGGGYNFSANASFVTPTGMATPVFGTPTGGATPNMFSVGGTGSVPKPRVARRGRRGIRGR from the exons atgaataattttaagCCCTTTTATCTTATTCTTTTATTGCTATCGTCtgtgatattgttatatttaagttttaaaagtattgttttaCTCACAGTTTTAGCAGTTGCTGTCATATGGGGCTCGAATGTCGTAAACGGCTCCTGGAAAAGTACAAATACTCAAAAATCAACAgcatttaaattgaaaaagaCGAAACCATTCTCACATgaaaagaaaactaaaataaaattaagcaACAAGAAGAACATTTACGATCCATCATTCAAACAGTTTTTTAATGCAAATTGTGAAGCAGAAATGCCATCCACAGTCAAACTGACACCAGGCCCAAATCGACAAAAAACATCAAATTTTAACAGAAGTCAAACTTTTTCATCTCCGTCTCCATATCTCCGGACGTCATTGTTAAACAGTTCATGCTCTTTTCAAGAGCGCTCGGATGGCAACTTGTCCATTTCATCAACAAATGGTCATTCAAGATCTCCAGCACCATTTTTACCATCGATCAAAAGAGCACTTGGGGTATCAGAATACTCACCAAG aCAGGAAAATTCAGTTGTTCCTCCATCTTACCAAAACTATCCTTCACAAGCATCACCAGGATTTGTTCCGGCAGTTAGACTTATAAAGCGAGAAAGGTCATATTTAGGTCACCAGAAATCACCATCAGTAAGGAGTTCCAATGTAGTAAGGATTGCTCCACCAGAGCCACATAAATTGTCAAGTCCAAG attattTCATATACAAACAAGTAGTACTGATTCAAGGAGGACACCAGATACTCAAGCTGTTATACAagctttaaaagaaaaaag TTTGAAGAGAAGTTATGGAGGATATGACCATGACCTTGATACCTCCTACACAGATTACCCAGTACAGCAGGCAAAAAGAAG ACGACAAGACAGTCAACAATCAAACTCCTCAACCTCATCTTTGCCACCATTGCCTGATAGTCTGCCTGACCTGTCGTCATCAGGTTATACAATACCTCGCCTAGAAACACCCACGTTAAAGAGGTCAGCTCACATTGACGACTGGGACGATTCCTGCAGTGCTAAAAAGTTAAGGAAAGATGGACGTGTTAATTCTATACTCAGTTCCTTAAGTTCTAGTCAGAGGGTAGCAGAAAAGGAA GTTCAAGTTAAAAGAAAAGTATCAACAAATGGCAAAGAAAATAATCCGTCTATATCCAAACTGGCAAAGAAAGAcataacagaaaaaatatcacTAGACAG ATCTGACACAGTTATAATATCAACAACAGAAGGTGTTGATGACACACCCTCTAAAGAAACAGATACACCAATCAAGGACACATCACTCGATTCTTCTGTG ACTGTAGATAAACCAAAGATGGTAACGCTCAACCAAAGCTTCTCGGCCAGAAAGAGGCAGACATCTTTATACTCAGGGCTCAATAAAAGTTTCCAGAAG GTACCACATGCTAATGTTATAGCTAGTATGGAAGACTATGAAAATGATATGGGTGCTGAAAAGAAGAGAGTTCAAGACATGCTAGAAGGTATCCATCAGGCTGAGACTGAGAAAGAAAAGGAAAAAG AGGCAAGCAAAAATTCAACAGCATTTGGAACCTCAGTCAAAGCCAGTGAAACAGTGCCACCTACAATTGCACAGG ttTCAGGGTTTCAGACATCAGCTTTAGTAACAACAGCAGCCTCTACTGTATCTTCGGCTGGTTTGTCCTTGACCTCAACTGGACCCATACCATCATCTACTTCTACAAGCTCTGTAACCACGGATGCAGGTTCCAATCCAATGATGTTTAAATTTGCTACTGTCAAAAGTTCTAGTCCACTCAAAACAACAACACAGGGTGGTTTAATGTCAGGGTCATCCCCTATTGGAGGAATTAATAGTAGTGCTGGAGGAAATACTACTACTGTAACATCAGCAGGGATGGCTCTTTCTACTGGATTCTCGGCTGCTTCAGCAGTTTCTGCAAGTGGTGCTCCTAAATCAGCAGTACCTCCATTTGGATTGAGTACAACACAAGGAACAAGTGCACCATCAGGATTAAATTTTGGAACAACTGTTACTCCAGCTTCTTCTACACCTTTACAATCTGGATTTAATTTTGGATCTCAGCCAGCTGGGTTGTCTTCTGTTCCAGGTTTTGGAGCCACATCTACGGCCACTCCTACTGTGACGACAAAGGCACCACCATCCTACGGTTTCACCACAAATGTTATTACTGCTCCTTTGGCTACACCAACACCATCAGGTTTTAATTTTGGTTCTGCCACCTCTGCCTCTGGTGCTCCTGGGACAGGGCAGACAGCATCAGTATTTGGAACACAACAAGGTGCTCCAGGTTTTGGAGCCCAAACTCAAGCCTCACAACCATTTGGATCTCAGCCCCCACCTGCATATGGATCATCAACACTTTCATTTGGTGCTGCACAACCTCAATCTACAGCGGCTTCATTTGGTATGCAGCCATCTACTAATGCCACTACCACAACAAATTCTACCGGCACTAATCCAACAGCATCAACATTCAACTTTAAATCGTTTAATAATCAAACACCTGCTCAGCAGCCAACAACACAGCCTGCTATGTTTGGAAGTCAGCCTAATGCAGGTGTTTCAACCTTTGGGCCTGGAGGATCTACTGCCACAACAACTCCAGGATTTGGAGGCACACCATCTTCCTTTGGACAAGCTACTTCTACTGCTCCCTCAGGAGGAGGGTTTAACTTTGGAGCAAGCACTCCATCTTTTGGAAGTCAAGGGACATCTGGTTTTGGACAAACGAGTGCTTCTAGTGCTAAACAATTTGGGACAGCAGGATTTGGAGCTGCACCTACACAGCCTGGGTTCTCTGCCACCACTGCAAGCACCACATTTGGTCAGGGAACAACAAATATGTTTGGTCAAACTACCACAACAGCAagttcttttggtcaaggtacatCTAGCTTCGGGACAACTTCATCAGTCACTGGATTCGGTACCGCTGTACCATTTGGCCAAAGTTCAGTACCAAAATCAACATTTGGACCATCAGGAGCAACCTTTGGTCAAGGGAGTACAACATCAGGACCAACCTTTGGTCAAGGGAGTACAACAGCAGGACCAACCTTTGGTCAAGGGAGTACAACAGCAGGACCAACCTTTGGTCAAGGGAGTACAACAGCAGGACCAACCTTTGGTCAAGGTAGTACAACATCAGGACTAACCTTTGGTCAAGGGGGTACGTCATTTGGAACTACTACCAAAACAACAGCCAGTGGTTTCGGAGGTACTTCAGGATTCTCATTTGGCCAAGCCTCCAATACTTTTGGGACTTCTAGTACACAGGCAAGCGGTTCTGGAAACTTTGCTTTTGGAACACCAGCAAAAACAACTCAGCCAGCTGCTAATTCAGCCTATAATTTTGCATCTTCGAGTGGAGTACCCTCTACTCCAAACAATAAAGTTGGAGAAGGATTTGATTTCTCAGCCTCAACAACTCCATCAAACacaggaggaggaggaggaggaggttATAATTTCA GTGCCAATGCAAGCTTCGTAACTCCAACTGGAATGGCCACACCTGTCTTCGGGACACCAACAGGAGGAGCTACACCTAACATGTTTAGTGTAGGGGGTACAGGAAGTGTACCAAAGCCAAGAGTAGCTCGAAGGGGGAGGAGAGGTATCCGAGGACGTTGA
- the LOC143057624 gene encoding uncharacterized protein LOC143057624 isoform X2 codes for MQCIMGKMLRKDGLVNSILSSLSSSQRVAEKEVQVKRKVSTNGKENNPSISKLAKKDITEKISLDRSDTVIISTTEGVDDTPSKETDTPIKDTSLDSSVTVDKPKMVTLNQSFSARKRQTSLYSGLNKSFQKVPHANVIASMEDYENDMGAEKKRVQDMLEGIHQAETEKEKEKEASKNSTAFGTSVKASETVPPTIAQVSGFQTSALVTTAASTVSSAGLSLTSTGPIPSSTSTSSVTTDAGSNPMMFKFATVKSSSPLKTTTQGGLMSGSSPIGGINSSAGGNTTTVTSAGMALSTGFSAASAVSASGAPKSAVPPFGLSTTQGTSAPSGLNFGTTVTPASSTPLQSGFNFGSQPAGLSSVPGFGATSTATPTVTTKAPPSYGFTTNVITAPLATPTPSGFNFGSATSASGAPGTGQTASVFGTQQGAPGFGAQTQASQPFGSQPPPAYGSSTLSFGAAQPQSTAASFGMQPSTNATTTTNSTGTNPTASTFNFKSFNNQTPAQQPTTQPAMFGSQPNAGVSTFGPGGSTATTTPGFGGTPSSFGQATSTAPSGGGFNFGASTPSFGSQGTSGFGQTSASSAKQFGTAGFGAAPTQPGFSATTASTTFGQGTTNMFGQTTTTASSFGQGTSSFGTTSSVTGFGTAVPFGQSSVPKSTFGPSGATFGQGSTTSGPTFGQGSTTAGPTFGQGSTTAGPTFGQGSTTAGPTFGQGSTTSGLTFGQGGTSFGTTTKTTASGFGGTSGFSFGQASNTFGTSSTQASGSGNFAFGTPAKTTQPAANSAYNFASSSGVPSTPNNKVGEGFDFSASTTPSNTGGGGGGGYNFSANASFVTPTGMATPVFGTPTGGATPNMFSVGGTGSVPKPRVARRGRRGIRGR; via the exons ATGCAGTGTATTATGGGTAAAATGTTAAGAAAAGATGGACTTGTTAATTCTATACTCAGTTCCTTAAGTTCTAGTCAGAGGGTAGCAGAAAAGGAA GTTCAAGTTAAAAGAAAAGTATCAACAAATGGCAAAGAAAATAATCCGTCTATATCCAAACTGGCAAAGAAAGAcataacagaaaaaatatcacTAGACAG ATCTGACACAGTTATAATATCAACAACAGAAGGTGTTGATGACACACCCTCTAAAGAAACAGATACACCAATCAAGGACACATCACTCGATTCTTCTGTG ACTGTAGATAAACCAAAGATGGTAACGCTCAACCAAAGCTTCTCGGCCAGAAAGAGGCAGACATCTTTATACTCAGGGCTCAATAAAAGTTTCCAGAAG GTACCACATGCTAATGTTATAGCTAGTATGGAAGACTATGAAAATGATATGGGTGCTGAAAAGAAGAGAGTTCAAGACATGCTAGAAGGTATCCATCAGGCTGAGACTGAGAAAGAAAAGGAAAAAG AGGCAAGCAAAAATTCAACAGCATTTGGAACCTCAGTCAAAGCCAGTGAAACAGTGCCACCTACAATTGCACAGG ttTCAGGGTTTCAGACATCAGCTTTAGTAACAACAGCAGCCTCTACTGTATCTTCGGCTGGTTTGTCCTTGACCTCAACTGGACCCATACCATCATCTACTTCTACAAGCTCTGTAACCACGGATGCAGGTTCCAATCCAATGATGTTTAAATTTGCTACTGTCAAAAGTTCTAGTCCACTCAAAACAACAACACAGGGTGGTTTAATGTCAGGGTCATCCCCTATTGGAGGAATTAATAGTAGTGCTGGAGGAAATACTACTACTGTAACATCAGCAGGGATGGCTCTTTCTACTGGATTCTCGGCTGCTTCAGCAGTTTCTGCAAGTGGTGCTCCTAAATCAGCAGTACCTCCATTTGGATTGAGTACAACACAAGGAACAAGTGCACCATCAGGATTAAATTTTGGAACAACTGTTACTCCAGCTTCTTCTACACCTTTACAATCTGGATTTAATTTTGGATCTCAGCCAGCTGGGTTGTCTTCTGTTCCAGGTTTTGGAGCCACATCTACGGCCACTCCTACTGTGACGACAAAGGCACCACCATCCTACGGTTTCACCACAAATGTTATTACTGCTCCTTTGGCTACACCAACACCATCAGGTTTTAATTTTGGTTCTGCCACCTCTGCCTCTGGTGCTCCTGGGACAGGGCAGACAGCATCAGTATTTGGAACACAACAAGGTGCTCCAGGTTTTGGAGCCCAAACTCAAGCCTCACAACCATTTGGATCTCAGCCCCCACCTGCATATGGATCATCAACACTTTCATTTGGTGCTGCACAACCTCAATCTACAGCGGCTTCATTTGGTATGCAGCCATCTACTAATGCCACTACCACAACAAATTCTACCGGCACTAATCCAACAGCATCAACATTCAACTTTAAATCGTTTAATAATCAAACACCTGCTCAGCAGCCAACAACACAGCCTGCTATGTTTGGAAGTCAGCCTAATGCAGGTGTTTCAACCTTTGGGCCTGGAGGATCTACTGCCACAACAACTCCAGGATTTGGAGGCACACCATCTTCCTTTGGACAAGCTACTTCTACTGCTCCCTCAGGAGGAGGGTTTAACTTTGGAGCAAGCACTCCATCTTTTGGAAGTCAAGGGACATCTGGTTTTGGACAAACGAGTGCTTCTAGTGCTAAACAATTTGGGACAGCAGGATTTGGAGCTGCACCTACACAGCCTGGGTTCTCTGCCACCACTGCAAGCACCACATTTGGTCAGGGAACAACAAATATGTTTGGTCAAACTACCACAACAGCAagttcttttggtcaaggtacatCTAGCTTCGGGACAACTTCATCAGTCACTGGATTCGGTACCGCTGTACCATTTGGCCAAAGTTCAGTACCAAAATCAACATTTGGACCATCAGGAGCAACCTTTGGTCAAGGGAGTACAACATCAGGACCAACCTTTGGTCAAGGGAGTACAACAGCAGGACCAACCTTTGGTCAAGGGAGTACAACAGCAGGACCAACCTTTGGTCAAGGGAGTACAACAGCAGGACCAACCTTTGGTCAAGGTAGTACAACATCAGGACTAACCTTTGGTCAAGGGGGTACGTCATTTGGAACTACTACCAAAACAACAGCCAGTGGTTTCGGAGGTACTTCAGGATTCTCATTTGGCCAAGCCTCCAATACTTTTGGGACTTCTAGTACACAGGCAAGCGGTTCTGGAAACTTTGCTTTTGGAACACCAGCAAAAACAACTCAGCCAGCTGCTAATTCAGCCTATAATTTTGCATCTTCGAGTGGAGTACCCTCTACTCCAAACAATAAAGTTGGAGAAGGATTTGATTTCTCAGCCTCAACAACTCCATCAAACacaggaggaggaggaggaggaggttATAATTTCA GTGCCAATGCAAGCTTCGTAACTCCAACTGGAATGGCCACACCTGTCTTCGGGACACCAACAGGAGGAGCTACACCTAACATGTTTAGTGTAGGGGGTACAGGAAGTGTACCAAAGCCAAGAGTAGCTCGAAGGGGGAGGAGAGGTATCCGAGGACGTTGA